From the Ammospiza caudacuta isolate bAmmCau1 chromosome 1, bAmmCau1.pri, whole genome shotgun sequence genome, the window GGAGTTGAATGTGCAACCATGGACAATAACATTTTTATCTTATacaactttgtttctcttttagTGGCAAAGCATTACTATAACACTGGTTGAGAAAGTGCAGATGGTTGCTGTAATCCTAGGATCTCTGTTCTTAGTAGCAAGTGTGACTTGGCTTCTATGGTCAGCCTTCAGCCCTTATGCAGTATGGCAAAGAAAGGACATCCTTTTTCAAATCTGCTATGGAATGTATGGTTTTATGGATCTAGTATGCATAGGTAAGCTCAAATCTTTAAACAGCACAGACTGTGGTTTAAGACTGTgactatttctatttttctaatTGGTCACTCTAATTGATCAGTTCTTTGCAGATTTATTCTCAGCTGATACCTTTggcaaatgctgctttttacAGTGTTGCAAATAttgcagagagaaaagaatCAAAGAAGCTTTACTCTCAGATTCATCAGTGGATTCACAAAATCTTAGTGGTGAGAACAGGATCAGTTTAAATTTCTTGATAAAATGACTAGCAAAGTTCAGGGAGTTAGATGAAAATATGAAagacattattaaaataattaataaagttACACACTGTCATCTTCTGATGCCAGTTTTAATTAGATTGTACCATCATGAAGCACAGAAGAAGCCCTTGAAGATGTCATCAAACTGCACACCCAAAATTAGGTTGCACAGATTTATATAGGTCACTGTGCTAGAAATGGAGGAGAACAAAGAAGGCAGGCATGAGTTCTTTGCACATCATAAACAATAATGAAACACTCAGTGCTAACTATAGTAACTTGCTTTACTATTAAAAAGCCCCAAGTAATTTAGCTGAAATCTTgtaaaagaaaatccattttacTGCAACACTGTATTAACCACTtttgaaatttctgaaaatacacTGGAACCAggaatatttaaatagaaatcCCTTTTAGTATTTGGTAAAACAACCTGATTTGATTGTtagaatatttattattatttggagagaaaatttacattaaatattacataattatataatttagaGAAATAAATTTACATAATTAGTAATAATTATTTACATCAAACCACATTCACAGAATTTTAATTGCAAGAAAATCCAGAAGTCAAATGCCATCTGATGTTTGCATTGACATTTCTGAGAGATAAATGTTATCTGAGTCTTATATATGGGAATTAGAACAGTGCTGAATTCTGCTTTGTAAGGGACAAAGAAGCAGAGTGATTCCTAATATCAAGGGTTTTGCTTCAACTGTAAAGCCACATCATCTTTTATTTAAACCATCCCATTACTGTAAAAGTATTTATATTTCAGCTACATCAGCAGTTCCAttcattttgtaatttttgttaAAGAAGCCTGCTCTGGAATATTTTGTAACATAGGCTTTCGTCTGTGAACCCAAATCTCAGACAGAAAAGTGAGCAGAATCTCATAATTTGGACAAGTGCTcatcttttaaattaataaaagaaCTCAGCTACTTGTCCTCTTAGATGCTGATTTCTGAACATCACTTCTTCCAGCTTAATACTCAATACTGAGggctttgcttttgtttaaaaataccccaaaggAAGATAAAATGTGCTTCAGGCATTCCAAGCATTTCATTTATATGGAGTTCTgatttgtttggcttttttctccccaattaaaaaaaaaaaccaaactttgGAATGCATCAGCTAGTTGAAATAACCAGttacttcaaattattttcttttttcccatttgttttactgttaAAACACCTAAACCAGATTAAACTCCAAATTAGCCAAGAATGGCTGTGGATAATCAGAAATATGACTGTATTTATCCATAGAAGTAAATATTTGGCAGGTGACTTTCCATAGATTGGTGCATCCTTTAGCTGCCTTTCAAGCCAGCTAGGCTGAAGCCACTGCTGAAGTGGAAGCTGCTGAACAAACGTGTACCTCACATGGAGCTTCTGCAGGAGCAAAGCAAACACACAGATAAACTGACTTGCCTTTCATTTaataaatgcatattttatagAACTATCACAAATAATACATgaaaatttaaatgtaaaagtgacTACAATTAAATATGTTTGGAGACTATATTGTAGATACAAAATTCACTGCACATATGACTTAGGAATTTACTGTATCTGGAAATTCAGAAAGCTGTATAAAGGAGGTTTTGTAATTGAGGGATTTTGATAATCCAGATTCATTCAGACCCACTTATTCTGCATATAATTTCAAGTAATTTGCATTCTGTTAGCTTGTAAGATCAGGACTTCTTGTAACTCTTAAAAGTATTCATTAATAAAGTCAACCTTATTAATTTCATCTTATTCTTTCACGATGAAGTGAGGGGTTTAGattgataattttaatttacaattttcaaataaaattctCTAATAGATATATGTAAGCATTACTTataacttatttttaaaacccAAAATACTTTCCATTATGCTGATGATTTCCCTAGGCATTAACTTATTTTACCATTATTATGAATCATCTCTTATATCATCAAACTTGTAAGGCTTCCAACCAGCTACAGGTCTCACTTAGGATCTCCTCTCCTTTCATTTGTGTTTAGTCATCCATGGCATTGTCTTAGTTTTGAACAGGATTTACAGTGAGTGAGTACCTCTCCTCCCACTGTAATCTctttatttcagtgaaaaatttatGCAGACCTACAGGTTTTCCTGTGCACCATGTATTTCAAGATAACGCTTGAGGTACTGATGGTATGACCAAGATTTATTCCACCTGCTTTCAGTTATGCCTCTACACTTTTGCAGAAACAATGCAAATACTTTTTGGTTGTTTGTGAAATGTAATGTAGATATCTTCACACAAAAAGTGTGAAgcattttttgaaattttttgctataattttaaaagcagtttgcCAAAAGGTACTGACATATTTTTATCACATATTTGAAAATGTGCACATAACAATTAATTTACTCAGTTATTGACTTTTATATCACATGTAGCTCACCAGTCACTTACTTATTAAGTAAATTACACCTAACATGTATTTTACTTCTTTGTTTTTACATTTCAACAAAAGAAACACCCTGTAGATTATAGATTGTGAGAATAATATATTCTGTTCATTCTAGTGTTCATGCTTTTTTGGTATCCACAGTTCTCTTTCTTCTAGTCTGAATTTTCCCAGAATTATTCCTGACAAATAGGattgtttttatttatcagTGTTGGTTTTAACCCTACAAGCCATTACCTTGTACCTTTCTGCATCAGAGCTGAGCATAAAGCTCTTCTCTTTGAAATTTGCTAGTGGTTAAGTTTTCCTAAAGCAAACCTTGAACACCCTGATCAAGCAGAACTACAGCCTGTGAAACCCAGAGCTATTCCAGTGATAGTGCTAGGACCAGACCATCCATGTAGGAATTGCCAAAGGGAATGAGTTAatgaaaggaatgaataatgtAAATCCCTCATCTACTCACTGAAGGACAGTGTATCAAGCCTTTGCCATTCTACTTTCCAAACCTAGCAATTATTTTGCATAACAGAAAAGtagtagaatttttttttttttttactggaaagcaCTTATAACTACTGGTCATAAATGGTTCTAACATGAACAAAACCTCTCACAAATAATAACAGCTGACTTGCAATCCCAGAACAACAGTGCTGCTCCTTTTCCAGCAGTGAAAAGTAGTTGTTACATTGCACTAGACACATGACAGGTGCCAGTAGTACTGTGGCAAGGGAGGAAAAGATGGGAGCCAGTGCGAGGTGTGAATTGCCCTCTGAAAGCCTCTTTCTTCTCTGCTAAGGAATTTGATGCCTTGCACATTCCTGTAACTCCTTAGTTGTAAAAAGGAACAGGCTGAAATTACTTACAATGAACACATCTGGCTGCACTTTATGTGTCTTTACTCAGaaagtctttttttctcccacactgGATCTAATTCTAAATagtttataaataattatattttttactattactatttTTAGCATGGATATGTTTCATTTTAATACTCTGAGCaatttgttgtggtttttttaaatatctgtggGCCCTAGAATAGTTTTAAGACATGACATTTTGTCCAGACGTAAAGTCTGTTTCTGAAAATGATCTTTTATCCCTGGATAAAATCTTGTGATATTACTGGGAGGACCATTCCTAAATGTTTATATGAAAGCTTAGTATGATAAATAAGATAAAGTTATAACCTAATACCACCAAATATGAATAAGACAAGTTGAGTGCTTGTAAAGACATTCAGTAGTAAAAAGTTTCAAGTATCTTGTGAGTCAGGATAAGAAAACCTTTGAAGACAGTGAAAGAATAGAATAGTACTTGgcaaaaacataaaaaaagaaaataaaattaagattcTTCATAATCCTATTAGCTGGATCCCACTGCAATCCCTCCATCTTAGAGATAAAACCTAAAGGTAAAGTCTTCTTAGGACCATAGGACATTTAGATGGGTCCATCATCGAAAAACCCTGTTCCTTGTAGATTTTAATTGGACAGAACATCTGAACAGCTAACAGTAGTGAATTGTAATACTTCTTGGGATCGTCTGAGTCAAACCAATATTTTTCCCCTACAAGTGTTCAGCTGCGTCCTCTGTGCAGTTGAAATCATGGTGTTTGGAACAAATCTGTATTCTTCAGGGATTTGTTCTTCATTTCTCTCTCATAGCTACCTTCATTGCTGTGAAATCCTTAAGGGAAAGGCAATTATTTGCCATTTCCTTACAGCTCGACTTCAGTGACTATCTAGTTGCATTTTGAGCATCAGAACTCCTCTGGACCTGGAAAATTTCTAGCATTTAAAACTTAcctggagttcctcttgttTGTGGTCTTGGAACTGTTGGTGCCAAGAACTTCAcactcccccccaccccccaccATCCCAGTTCTTCTGCCTCATCTAGGTAGGTATTTTTCAATCTATAGCTCTATCAAGAAGGGAGCTAAAACTTTTTATGAGAGGAATTATGaaagtgctgcttttctccttcagcacTGCCAAATCTGACAACTCTATGTCGAGGTTTTGCCATATTTGATCCTTTGTTTTGTAGTTCTTTTAAAGTATATGTGACTGACAGCTTCTACTATAAAGGCACCCTTGCCAATGTTTAAAAACTTTGAAAACATAATTTCATTAAATCCTGAAAGCCCCAATACAGTAAAAAAGGGCTCCCTGAAAGAAGTCATCCTACAACTTTTTCTGTTGTAATTTTGAAAAGATATTTTGACTGTTTAAATGTACTTCATGTATCTCAATGATCCTTTCTCAAATACTTTGTTCTCTGTTCTGAAATATGTTGTTCAGGTTCTAGTGAAGTGCAGACATGTATTTTTACCTTGGAGTAAATAGGTTCTTTTAACTTTGCTTCATCACAGACTGGAGAGAAGTTGGACCAAATAATGCTGTGTTCCAGGAACAGGTTGAGGAAGATTATTCTCATCTCCTTTATCAACTTCATAGGAAATCCAAAAGAACACAAAAGGATTAATCTTTGTCACAGCAGTAAAACCATCACTAACTTGGTTTGTAGATTCTGTACAGGATCCaatacatttattatttttgtacaATCAAGCCAGTCTTGAAGGTACATTTATGTATCAACTAAATTATTATGATAAATTTTAAAGACAGGTTACTTTATCTATGTCTGAGAAGATAAAGATAGAAATCTtgcaattaagaaaaaattccaCTAAAATGCTTTGCTGTTACAAAATACATTTAGAATATTTACTATTTAATTAAGTTTTTGGTGCTACTTTTGCTGTATTGGAAGCTTCAATGAATTCTAGGCAACTTGAAAGCCGTACAGAGATGCTGCTTTCACTATCATGTCCTTCTGAAAGAAATCTTTGTGTTTCTCCATCTTTCAGTGTAATgatctttaaaaatatgttagAGTAGGCGTTGCTTACTGCAAATCATTGCATTTTAATGTGAGGTTTGCTGttcatgtaaatatttttaccACCCTTTCAGCTTGTGTCATCTTTCTGTGAGCATCTCCTTTCTGGTATCACTTAATTGTGCTAAAGGACCTCAGACACTTAAATCACAATTTTCTTGTGTAGAAACAGGTGATATACAATCTCTTGGGATAAAGCACACCACAGGTCCGTATTACAGATGTGGCCATGGATAGGAAAATTTTAGGCAAGGAGTACACTGGACAAAAGACTTATAAATGTTTTTGGCTAGGCAGATTGCTTTCTTCCCAAAGCAGGGAGCCAGAGAAAACAGGTGGTGTTGCTCAGAACTGTGTAAGTGTCCTCAAGCAGGCTGGCTGAGGAAAAAACTAGTAGGAAGGCAGAAGCTCCATGTGTCTCCCCAGTAGATCCAtatttgaaatatatatttactcACATATAAAGAGTGTGAGTAAaaacatatacatacatacaaaaAGTTTGAAGCTTAATGTATTTAAATAAGTTGCTTGAGTGCATACAATAGGCATAAATATTAGCTACATGGAAATTCATAGGCAGATTGGTCTCCTGAGGACTCCagaaattttgtattttccttgAAGGACCCTTTAAAAGATTTTTGGGTCTCAAGAAAAAGATAATTTACAACTTTTTCCTACTGAATactgaagagaaagaagaaagtgtATCATCCTTACCATGCTCATTGTAGTTAATAAtaacatttaatttcttcttgttctaAAGAACAAGAAAGTAAAGTCATTATATTTACAGCTGTTTCATAAATCTTATGTGCTCCTAAGTTGAACTGGGAATTTGAAAGCAGTTAAATTTTTCAGTATCTGTACTGAATTCTACAAAACACTCTTAAACAAATTTAGGACTGTGCTGTTCATTGCAGAAGGTCTAACCTACTTCAAGGTCTACTTAAAGGAGTACCAATCTCAGTAAATAAATAGTACTTACCATGAACAGGGGCAGCACTAGCATAAGCAGTCAATATCCAAATCTGCCCGTTTTGCATTGGTTTACTTAAAtctgaataatttatttagtTAGGCATGCTCAGATTATTCCAGTATTGGTTGTGTTGAGCTTTCATTCAGAACAACTTATTTCCTTTGCACGTTCCTGCCTCCCAAACAAATGAATAACCAGTTAAATTGCATATATACAGTTTGTTTGAATTATTAATGTTATGAATAATTTAATTGCATCTGGAAATTGCCAGTGTCATTAAAATGTGTTAAATCACTATTTGCTCTCAAAATGGTATCCACTGACATTTTGTATaaagtctcttttttccctcttactTTCAGGACTGATAGTCCACGAAGGTGCATCTGTTTACCGAGTGTTTAAGCGCTGGAGAGCTGTGAATCTGCACTGGGATGTGTTAAATTATGATAAAGCCACAGACATAGAAGAGAGCAATCGAGGAGAATCCTCGGCAGGGAGGACATTGTGGCTGCCACTGACTGCATTTAGAAACAGAAGTTTAGTTCATCCAACACAGTTAACCTCACCGAGATTTCAGTGTGGCTATGTGTTGTTACAGCTGTTCAACCGCATGAGACCTCAGGAGGATTCAGCAGAGGATAACTGCTCTGGGGAAGTAGTGATGAGAGTGACCTCAGTGTAAAGATTGTGCTCACTGTGCTACACAAATAAGGATAATGTGCCCTGGTGTTACAGGACCGTGGAATGTAGATGAATGGTGAAACCATTAACActtgaaaaaatatatacacttcttttttttaaatttaatgttttttatACGATCAGATAAAacacaaatacatttttctgggggaaaaagtCTCTTGCTTTTTATATAGTCTGATTTATTGAATCTTTTCTCAATTTGTACCTGAGGTGTATGTAACATAGCTTAACTCTTAGGTCTTTGAATGATGAGGAAACTCATTTTTAAGTAAAAAGatatatttaaatgtattttcttaaaCTCTGGCTTTAATCCActactgttatttttttccactttcatgAGGATTAAACTGGACAACATCCTTCCAAAAAGAATGTTGAcacaagtaaaatatttttccttttctgtctttattttgctgttgtttgtaGCTCATTTCAGATGTGTGAAAGTAAGTAAAGGATATATTGTCCTTTGcatttaagcaggaagcccagGGAGTGTTCTACAAAACCTAAAAGAAGATGGGAATTCTTTTCTTTTAGCTCTCCCAGATGTCCATGCAAGCTATCAGACACAAGTATGACACAGACAGGGGTAGAGTCTTGTATTGCCTCTCAAGGCTCTTAAGATCTGCAGAgggctggtgctgtgcctgtgcacagAAGTGGCATTGCCttctcagcagcactgctggaattAGCAATGTGTGAATCTTTAGTACTATTCTAATGATAGGTCATTGAcgtccctttaaaaaaaaagaaaaaaaaagagaagaaatgtgCATTGTAATTTCTGATAGAATCTGGAGTATAAATAATACAGAACCTTAATTTTGCCAGAGAACAAATCATCATATTAAAAATGAGTCAATATTATGATAGATCAATGATGCGAAGTTTGCTTCTCTTGTTTCTGTTTCATGGCAAAAATTCTAGTAGAATTTAATCAAATAGTAATggaatggaaataattttcaacCTAATAATAAGCCTGTTGAAGATTGAGATAGAAAAGTAAGACTGAAATTACTCTGAGAACACTAGCTTACTCAAAGCAGTTTTGTAGAGTCATAGAATATactgaattggaagggacccataggagcatcaagtccaactcctggccctgcacaagacactccaagagtcacaccatgggcctgagagtgttgtccaaacacttctcgaactctgtcaggctggtgctgtgaccacttccctggggagcctgttccactGCTCAGTTCACCTCTGGTGAAAGACCTTTTCCCGACACTCAgtctaaacctctcctgactCAGCTTCAGGCTATTCCTTGaatcctgtcactggtcacgAGAGTGAAGCGGTACCCGTCTGTTGTGGTTTCACCccagccaggcagccactcACTCAATTGCCCACTGATGGGACatgggagagaatcagaagcgtaaaagccagaaaactcatgggttgagataaagacagtttacaagggaaagcaaaagccacacacatAAACAAATTTAAACAGGGAATTCAGTCACcatttcccatgggcaggcaggttcagccatctccaggagagctaGGCCTCATCATGCGTAGCAGTTAACTGGAATGACAAAAGTCATCACTCCAAACTTCCCTCTCTTTTGTCCATCTTCCCCCTACTTTATATACTGCACATGATGTcacatggtctggaatatccttTTGGgcagtttgggtcacctgtcctggctgtgtctcctcccagacTCCCAACAACTTCACCCTCCTCACCAGAAGGGCAGTACAGAAATCAGAAGgagccttggctctgtgtgagccctgctcagccatAACAAAATCTCTGTCAAAATCTACTACCAACTCTCTGCTCAGCATAAGTCTAAAACAGTCTGTACCAGTCACTGTGAAAACATTTAATTCTACTCCAGCTAAACCCAACACATTCCACCCCTTATTCCATAGCATTTACATGATCCCAGGTGTCCCACTATTCAATACAATTGCAGTAACCACCACCTTAACCAACACGCTGCCTATCtgcttcccctcatgaggatgTTGAAGCCACCAGTGAGATCTGCCCTCaatctcttctccaggctgagcagagcaaaTGAGCTCAGTTGCTCTTCATACAGCTTTTCCTTCAGATCCTGAACCATCCTTGTAGCCCTCCTTTGGGCCTCCCTTGGATGCTCTTCAATAGCATAACatctttcttatattgtggcacccaaaatTGCACACAGTGCTCAAGGTGAGGCcgccccagtgcagagcagagcgggacaatcccctcctttacccagctggtgatgctgtgcctgatgcatcCCAGGACcgggttggccctcctggctgccagggcactgatGGCTTATGTTCAGCTTGCCACTGACCAGGACACCCACGACCCTTTCTGCAGCGCTGCTTTCCAGCACCTCATTCCTTTGGCCTATACCCACACCCAGGGTTGCCCCATCTAAagtgcagaatccagcacttgATCATGTTGAACTTCATATGTTAGTGATTGACCATCTCTCTAATTTGTCGAGGTCGCTCTGCAGGATCTCCCTGCCCCCAAGGGGGTCAACATCTCCTCCCAATTTAGTGCCATCAGCAAACATATTTAGTGTTCCTTTGAGTACTGTGTCCAAGCCATgaatgaagatgttgaagagaACTGGGTCAGGGAGGGAATGTTGGGTTGACCTTTTGTGGCTGTCAGATCCCCACCCAGCTTCTCTATCACCCTTCTCAACAGAAGAGAGAGGGAATATAGCATGAAAAATCTTGTGGGTCAAGACAAAGACAAGGACATCACTAACCAGCTACCCCTCCTCTTCCCAGGCTCAGCTTCAACCTTTCACTCCCAACTCTTCTACCTGCTCTCcactgggcagcacaggggatgAGGAATGGGGGTCTGCAGTCAGTCTATAACCATTCCTGtttgctgctcctctctcctcctcacacttctctgctccagccttgGGCTTCTCCAagcatttcagtctttcagTATAAACCTGCCCCAGCGTGGGCTCTCCATGGGCTACAGTTCCTTTGAGACGTgtctgccaggggctgcagtgagGATGTCAGCTGCACCATGGTGTGTCCAGAACTTACAGGGAAGTACCTTCTCCACCAGGACATCTCCAGGGTCACAGGGCTAACTCTGCTTGGGACAGACTGTGTTTGGCATGGAGCAATCCTAGCCTCTCCTCACAAAGGTCACCTATGCAGCTCCCATCCCCACCTGCCCCCTGGGCACCTGGACCCAGTACAGAGATAAacaattttctgtttcaaaataagTTTATCCAGAGGctggaaatttttattttgtgcaggAGATGGAGTGCTGAGGCTGGAAAATTCCCTCTCATGAATCAACAAGATGGTGCTGAAATCAGTGCATGCTTTCCTTTTATAAGACATTTACGTGCCACCACCAGACACAGGAGGTCTCTGTGACTACACTTGAAAgggaaatagaaataatttaagCACTGGTGCTTAAAAGCTCCTTGTATATTCATAAACATTTATCTAATGAACTCTACACAGGGCCCAGCATTCTGTGTTACAGTCTCACAAGCTCAAAGTTATATTTAGTAAATTGCAGATGTCTTACTGCTCTCTAACCAATTCATGTGAAAAGCAGTACATAAGCCATGAACAACAAAATGCTATCTCAAAAAACCCAACTTATCTCCTCCCTGGCAAATTACCAGCATACAACAGGCACTCTCCTTGAGAAACTATGAGAATTCACTTCTAGGTTATCTGCAAACAGTTTCCCaaaggagaaatttggggagaaataaAAGATGAAACTATGACTTGGGAAACCTGCTGTATCACTGGGAAATACTTGCTCTTAATTACTGCTTAAATAAAGGCTGCTTTCCCAGAAGGACCACAGCTTCTTTTGACCAAATTGAGATCATAGTTAGTATCTCAAAAAACACTTGCAATACCAGCATAATAAAGTATGCTGTGATCAATGTACTTATGTTTCACACCTTTTAAGTACTTGTGATCTCTGGGATTTAAAGAATATTTAAGTGGTTGTTTACAGGAtcctaaaaacaaaattaagaactatatgaaaacattttattgtAAAGAAATCTTTTTATTCCCATTCAAATGGGTAGGGTGCtgggggaaaacaaaactcaccagaAAGAAAATCAACAGATGAAATTTAAGAGAGACAAGATTTCTGTGCATAAATATTTGAGAGACACCTAGGTCTAGAACACTTAACCTCTGAGTGAAAAAATGGCCCAActaagagaaatgaaaattgttTGTGAGAGAAATGTTTATGGCAAATATCACAAAAGCTTTTTTAATAGTAGGAGAACTTAGCATTAATTTATATGGCACCATAATTTTGCATATGACTGCATTTATGTATTTCCATATGTAGAAAACAGGATCAGGAAATTATAAACTGCAACAGGATCAGTATAGGCAGGATGCAGTTGttaaaaaataatggaattgtGTTgtattgcaaaatattttcagtagtAAGAGTGCCTAGTGCAGGATATGAACATTTTTTCATTGACCTTGTATTTGGATTAGTGCAGTACTTGCATTGCTGTAATCACCTACATGCCAGAGGATGAATTAAAATGAGAACAGGTGCATAGAAAGGATATTAGGATGAAAAAGGAGCAGGGACTCTGTTCCAGTCACTatggggacaggaggaggggTGTGTGCAGAATTAGAAGAGCCTGGCTTGTTCTGCTTAACAAAAGTCGAGAGTGAATGTTATTGTTCTCAGTTAATACATTGcagaataaaatttattttaggcAAAGGACAATCCTAAGACAGCAGAAGAACTCAAGGGCACAAATAGATCAGAAATAAATTTAGCTAGAAGTTCAAGgtagttttaaaatattcatggaATGAATTACAGACAACAATTCAAGCTGGAAGGACCCACGGGAGGACATCTAATCCAAGCTGCAGAGTCAGCTTTGAGGtcagagcaggttgctcagggctttaAGCCATCAGGTCTCAAAAATCTTTAAGGATGGAAATTTTGCATCCTCTATGGGCaaccagctccagctcttgaCTGTTCCCAGAGTAGTTATTTCCTTCTATCCCGCACTTTCTCCTGTTACAGCTTACACCCACTGTCTCTCATTCTCCCATAAAGCCCCACTGGGAAGCGGGTGGTTCTGCTTGCTAACCCCTTGCTGCgtcctggctggctgctgttGGGCCTCCCCTGAAGCCATCCCTCCTCAAGGCTGAATAAGGCCTGTTTCCTCCCCACGCAGGGCAATCCAGCTTCTGCTGGATTTGTTCAGTTGCTCCATGTCTTTCCTGTACTGGCCTCTGCAAAGAATTAGAAGATGAAAGAACTTGTTGGTGAAGACAAAGGCAAAGAAGGCATTAGGGACATTGGTCTTCTCTGTGTCCACTGCCACAGAGTCACTCTCTCCACTGAGCAGTGAGCACACAGCTC encodes:
- the MARCHF11 gene encoding E3 ubiquitin-protein ligase MARCHF11, whose protein sequence is MSCASGSVVLPAGEPPRAAAAPLELPAGAGEASGDTPEESEGRRGGSENGAAGGDKPETRSVCSSSESGSGGHGGGAGPICKICFQGPEQGELLNPCRCDGSVRYTHQLCLLKWISERGSWTCELCCYRYHVIAIKMKKPCQWQSITITLVEKVQMVAVILGSLFLVASVTWLLWSAFSPYAVWQRKDILFQICYGMYGFMDLVCIGLIVHEGASVYRVFKRWRAVNLHWDVLNYDKATDIEESNRGESSAGRTLWLPLTAFRNRSLVHPTQLTSPRFQCGYVLLQLFNRMRPQEDSAEDNCSGEVVMRVTSV